A portion of the Lolium rigidum isolate FL_2022 chromosome 1, APGP_CSIRO_Lrig_0.1, whole genome shotgun sequence genome contains these proteins:
- the LOC124680431 gene encoding probable calcium-binding protein CML16 yields MSTTDGQKQMQKPQAPPAALSAAGHDDAETKKLFSRFDADGDGRISPSELAAVAGAISPPPSESARGREVGAMMDELDADRNGYVDLGEFTAFHAPGGRDLDAELRDAFDVYDINGDGRISVAELSKVLGRIGEGCSTEECERMIASVGVDGEGYVGFQQFKKMMSPDSAGVQAQPQPPAGVTDDKPKTE; encoded by the coding sequence ATGTCGACCACCGACGGCCAGAAGCAGATGCAGAAGCCGCaggcgccaccggcggcgctGTCCGCGGCCGGGCACGACGACGCGGAGACCAAAAAGCTCTTCTCCCGCTTCGACGCGGACGGCGACGGCCGGATCTCACCGTCCGAGCTGGCCGCGGTGGCGGGCGCCatctcgccgccgccgagcgagtcCGCGAGGGGCCGGGAGGTGGGCGCGATGATGGACGAGCTCGACGCCGACCGCAACGGCTACGTGGACCTCGGGGAGTTCACGGCCTTCCACGCCCCCGGCGGCCGCGACCTGGACGCCGAGCTGCGCGACGCCTTCGACGTCTACGACATCAACGGCGACGGCCGCATCTCCGTCGCCGAGCTCAGCAAGGTCCTGGGCCGGATCGGCGAGGGCTGCAGCACCGAGGAGTGCGAGCGGATGATCGCTTCCGTCGGCGTCGATGGCGAGGGCTACGTTGGCTTCCAGCAGTTCAAGAAGATGATGTCCCCTGACTCCGCCGGCGTGCAGGCCCAGCCACAGCCTCCCGCCGGCGTCACCGACGACAAGCCGAAGACGGAGTGA